In a genomic window of Gossypium arboreum isolate Shixiya-1 chromosome 7, ASM2569848v2, whole genome shotgun sequence:
- the LOC108467184 gene encoding probable pectate lyase 18, whose product MAIPSLSLLFLFTSLPLVSSSPVKDPELVVQDLHRAINVSRRNLKYLSCATGNPIDDCWRCDPNWEKNRRRLADCAIGFGKNAIGGRDGKLYVVTDSSDDDPVNPKPGTLRHAVIQDEPLWIVFARDMTIQLKEELIMNSFKTIDGRGASVHIAGGPCITIQFVTNIIIHGLHIHDCKQGGNAMVRDSPRHYGWRTTSDGDGVSIFGGSHIWVDHNSLSNCKDGLIDAIYGSTAITISNNHMTHHDKVMLLGHSDSYMKDKNMQVTIAFNHFGKGLIQRMPRCRRGYFHVVNNDYTHWEMYAIGGSANPTINSQGNRFTAPNDIFSKEVTKHEDAPESEWKNWNWRSEGDLMVNGAFFTRSGAGASSSYAKASSLGARPSSHVASITTNAGALNCKKGSRC is encoded by the exons ATGGCAATCCCTTCACTTTCTCTTCTCTTCCTTTTCACCTCTCTTCCTCTTGTTTCCTCTTCCCCGGTTAAAGACCCTGAACTTGTAGTTCAAGATCTTCACAG GGCCATTAATGTGTCTAGGAGGAACCTTAAGTATCTCTCTTGTGCAACTGGTAACCCCATAGATGATTGCTGGAGATGTGACCCTAACTGGGAGAAGAACAGACGGAGGCTAGCCGACTGTGCAATCGGGTTTGGCAAGAATGCCATTGGTGGAAGAGACGGTAAACTCTACGTTGTCACTGATTCTAGTGATGATGATCCCGTGAATCCGAAACCTGGAACTTTAAGACACGCTGTGATTCAAGACGAACCGTTGTGGATCGTGTTCGCTCGTGATATGACCATTCAATTGAAGGAAGAACTCATTATGAACTCTTTCAAAACAATTGATGGCAGAGGTGCTAGTGTTCACATTGCTGGGGGTCCATGCATTACCATTCAGTTTGTGACCAACATTATCATCCATGGATTGCACATCCATGATTGCAAACAAGGAGGGAATGCTATGGTGAGGGACTCCCCGCGGCACTACGGTTGGCGAACGACATCGGACGGTGATGGTGTGTCCATCTTTGGTGGTAGCCATATTTGGGTGGATCATAACTCGTTATCAAACTGCAAGGATGGTCTGATTGATGCCATTTATGGATCCACTGCCATCACCATTTCAAATAACCACATGACTCACCATGATAAAGTTATGTTACTAGGGCACAGTGATTCCTATATGAAAGACAAGAACATGCAAGTCACCATTGCCTTTAATCACTTTGGTAAAGGGCTCATCCAAAGAATGCCAAG ATGTAGACGTGGGTATTTCCATGTGGTGAACAATGACTACACCCATTGGGAAATGTATGCTATTGGAGGGAGTGCTAATCCAACCATCAACAGCCAAGGGAATAGATTTACTGCACCAAATGATATATTCAGCAAAGAG GTGACCAAGCATGAAGATGCACCGGAGAGTGAATGGAAGAACTGGAACTGGAGATCGGAAGGTGATCTGATGGTAAATGGTGCTTTTTTCACACGGTCGGGTGCTGGTGCATCTTCAAGCTATGCCAAGGCCTCTAGCTTGGGTGCTAGGCCATCATCGCATGTCGCTTCGATAACAACTAATGCCGGTGCACTTAATTGCAAGAAAGGCTCTCGTTGCTGA
- the LOC108467177 gene encoding peptide methionine sulfoxide reductase-like has product MATTVDTNNPAFDADEDCPINPSHELAQFGAGCFWGVELAFQRVEGVIKTEVGYSQGHVHDPNYKLVCNGSTNHVEVVRVQFDPQICPYVNLLSLFWSRHDPSTLNRQGGDVGAQYRSGIYYYNENQARLARESMEAKQLELKDKKIVTEILPAKRFYKAEEYHQQYLEKGGGLGAKQSSEKGCTDPIRCYG; this is encoded by the exons atggCCACTACCGTCGACACCAACAACCCGGCTTTCGACGCCGACGAGGACTGCCCAATTAACCCATCTCACGAGTTAGCCCAGTTTGGAGCCGGTTGTTTCTGGGGAGTAGAATTAGCGTTTCAACGAGTTGAAGGTGTAATCAAAACGGAGGTTGGCTACTCCCAAGGTCATGTTCATGACCCGAATTACAAACTGGTATGCAACGGTTCAACAAACCACGTCGAGGTGGTTCGGGTCCAATTCGACCCTCAAATCTGCCCTTACGTTAATCTCCTCTCTCTTTTCTGGTCCCGCCATGATCCCTCCACTCTCAATCGTCAG gGTGGAGATGTGGGAGCACAATATAGATCAGGGATATACTACTATAACGAAAACCAAGCTCGTCTTGCAAGAGAGTCAATGGAAGCTAAGCAATTAGAGTTGAAAGATAAGAAAATTGTAACTGAGATTCTTCCGGCGAAACGTTTTTATAAGGCGGAAGAGTACCATCAGCAATATTTAGAAAAAGGTGGAGGTTTAGGGGCTAAACAGTCTTCTGAAAAAGGTTGCACTGACCCCATTAGATGCTATGGCTGA